The Nitrospirota bacterium genome has a window encoding:
- the ybgF gene encoding tol-pal system protein YbgF, whose amino-acid sequence MYKKTGFVRSGVMMALAGLLLAGCAKHADFVELRDNLATVSKSQDQDQKRLDALQRRLESLERVKDSESAKPKVDPKIDELSARIQKMENRMAAKSEEIPSVPAAPKMDPVPGEPARPSKPQKPASASDVPTMMPGVPTITPTSAFNLAYNDYLNGKYDLAVAGFQRFVKDFPGTSLTPNGYYWLGESSYQQKDYVRAIQAFEYLTTEFPGNEKVPAALFKSGLAAGETGDLVKSKKHLKRVIEEFPTSDEAKLAKSKLAEIR is encoded by the coding sequence ATGTACAAGAAAACCGGATTTGTGCGATCGGGTGTGATGATGGCCTTGGCAGGCCTGTTGCTCGCCGGATGTGCCAAACATGCGGACTTTGTCGAGCTGCGTGACAATTTGGCAACGGTGTCGAAGTCGCAAGATCAGGATCAAAAACGGTTAGATGCCCTGCAACGACGTTTGGAGTCGCTGGAACGGGTGAAGGATAGCGAATCGGCCAAGCCGAAGGTTGATCCGAAAATCGATGAGTTGTCTGCCCGGATCCAGAAAATGGAAAACCGGATGGCGGCCAAATCAGAGGAGATACCGAGTGTTCCGGCTGCGCCCAAGATGGACCCGGTTCCGGGAGAGCCGGCCCGTCCCTCCAAACCGCAGAAGCCCGCGTCGGCATCGGATGTGCCGACGATGATGCCCGGTGTTCCGACGATTACCCCGACGTCGGCGTTCAATCTGGCGTACAACGATTATCTCAATGGGAAATACGATCTTGCCGTGGCGGGCTTTCAGCGATTTGTGAAAGACTTCCCTGGCACGTCGCTGACGCCGAACGGCTATTACTGGCTGGGGGAGTCGTCCTATCAGCAGAAAGACTATGTGCGCGCGATCCAAGCGTTCGAGTATCTTACGACAGAGTTTCCGGGAAATGAGAAGGTGCCTGCAGCGCTCTTCAAGTCAGGGCTTGCGGCGGGAGAGACCGGAGATCTCGTGAAATCGAAGAAGCATCTCAAACGCGTCATCGAAGAGTTTCCTACGTCGGACGAGGCGAAGTTGGCCAAGAGCAAGCTCGCCGAAATTCGATGA
- the ybgF gene encoding tol-pal system protein YbgF: MWNHSDTRGAWTTISLICALLSPGCVAQEADLKRTEKNLQQRIKQTSDESAQTRARQSQEISVLREQELPQLRGELERALHQAQELQGKQEDLKQRSGVLEQQTKKLEQLAGKLDTDNANRYAQVRESLNAQDVKTKADRDQFRTEMNSRLDDVNKQMEILRKELIEAVQKTNSALMKNVDARLEEQRKAAADSQNRQDQLAAKFAQFSQSLTGFKDSLTGLSERVSQEEQTNKASTTHINEMNKSVTSHLGEVNKSVASVAQKFAARFDEQDRRLDALSTAVDQAAQNTHVRGGNKAGARQSASKPAPRSAPMPSSDTTKVEPVTPSAALPVQAEAAASTSESEESPRPQVSQSGEHSDKLEYERLLALFRDGDLDGARQGFAAFLRDYPSSDLSPNARYWLGESHYGKKDYRQAIDSYDRVELDFPQSEKVPAAILKKGYAYLAMKDKKRASSAFKQVVTLYPRSPEAGKASDKLSQLKESR, encoded by the coding sequence ATGTGGAACCATTCGGATACAAGGGGAGCCTGGACGACGATCAGTCTGATCTGTGCGTTGCTGTCGCCTGGCTGCGTTGCGCAAGAAGCTGATCTTAAACGGACGGAAAAGAATCTTCAGCAGCGCATCAAGCAGACGAGCGATGAGTCGGCGCAGACCCGTGCGCGACAGAGTCAGGAGATTTCGGTGCTTCGGGAGCAGGAGCTGCCGCAGTTGCGGGGTGAATTGGAGCGGGCATTACATCAGGCCCAGGAGCTCCAGGGTAAGCAGGAGGACCTGAAGCAACGTTCGGGGGTACTTGAACAGCAAACCAAGAAGTTGGAACAGCTGGCGGGCAAACTGGATACAGACAACGCCAATCGTTATGCGCAGGTTCGTGAAAGTTTGAATGCCCAGGATGTGAAGACCAAAGCGGACCGTGACCAGTTCAGAACCGAGATGAACAGCCGTCTCGACGACGTCAATAAGCAGATGGAGATTCTGCGAAAAGAACTGATCGAGGCCGTGCAGAAGACCAACAGCGCACTCATGAAGAATGTGGATGCCCGTCTTGAGGAGCAGCGTAAGGCTGCGGCGGACAGTCAAAACCGCCAGGACCAACTGGCCGCCAAGTTCGCGCAGTTCAGTCAGTCCTTGACGGGGTTCAAGGATTCGCTGACGGGATTGAGCGAGCGAGTCAGTCAAGAAGAGCAGACGAATAAAGCCTCGACGACCCATATCAACGAGATGAATAAATCCGTGACCAGTCACTTAGGCGAGGTCAATAAGAGCGTCGCGTCTGTTGCGCAGAAGTTCGCGGCTCGTTTCGATGAGCAGGACCGTCGTCTGGATGCACTCTCCACAGCCGTCGATCAGGCCGCCCAGAACACACATGTGCGTGGGGGGAACAAGGCCGGGGCCCGTCAATCAGCGTCGAAGCCGGCCCCTCGATCGGCGCCGATGCCTTCGTCTGATACCACAAAAGTTGAGCCGGTTACGCCGTCGGCAGCACTTCCTGTGCAGGCTGAGGCGGCGGCATCGACAAGCGAATCTGAGGAGTCGCCGCGTCCACAAGTCAGCCAGAGTGGGGAGCATTCCGACAAACTTGAGTACGAACGGCTACTGGCCCTCTTTCGTGATGGGGATCTCGATGGAGCCCGACAGGGGTTTGCCGCATTTTTGCGGGACTATCCAAGCTCGGATCTGTCCCCCAACGCGCGGTATTGGCTCGGTGAGTCGCACTACGGCAAGAAGGATTACCGGCAGGCGATCGATTCGTACGATCGTGTCGAACTGGATTTTCCCCAGAGCGAGAAAGTCCCGGCCGCGATCTTAAAGAAGGGCTATGCCTACTTGGCGATGAAAGATAAGAAGCGCGCCTCTTCGGCCTTCAAACAGGTGGTAACGTTGTATCCACGGAGTCCTGAGGCAGGTAAAGCGTCCGATAAACTATCCCAGTTGAAGGAGTCGCGATAA
- the pal gene encoding peptidoglycan-associated lipoprotein Pal has translation MTKTLGIYGITLVASMAFIGMPGCSKKSVQSGGDSQATQGMAKGGSVGSSDSSKSGVGSFPDTSLQSGGGGLQGINKNPSEERVGGGTLLAKVDPSGSAGRQMDEIRAEQAASAAAGLRDVFFAYDSWTISEDGRQALSRDAEWMKSNSSAQIKVEGHCDERGTSAYNLVLGEKRAKAARNYLVELGVGANRLSVVSYGKERPSCNEHTEACYQQNRRGHLSLKTGK, from the coding sequence ATGACGAAGACATTAGGTATCTACGGTATCACGTTGGTGGCGAGTATGGCATTCATCGGGATGCCTGGCTGTTCCAAGAAGTCTGTGCAATCGGGCGGCGACTCCCAGGCCACGCAAGGTATGGCGAAGGGGGGGAGCGTAGGAAGTTCAGATAGTTCTAAGTCTGGGGTGGGGAGCTTCCCAGACACGAGCCTTCAGTCCGGTGGCGGCGGACTTCAAGGGATCAACAAGAATCCTTCGGAAGAGCGAGTCGGTGGCGGTACGTTGTTGGCTAAAGTCGATCCTTCCGGCAGCGCCGGGCGGCAAATGGATGAAATCCGTGCCGAGCAGGCGGCTTCGGCTGCAGCAGGCTTGCGAGATGTATTTTTCGCCTACGATAGCTGGACCATTTCCGAGGATGGGCGCCAAGCGCTGAGCCGCGATGCCGAATGGATGAAGTCCAACTCAAGCGCGCAGATCAAGGTCGAGGGACATTGTGACGAACGCGGGACCTCCGCCTACAACCTGGTCCTCGGAGAGAAGCGAGCGAAAGCGGCGCGGAACTATCTGGTCGAACTCGGGGTCGGCGCCAATCGTTTGTCCGTGGTGTCGTACGGGAAAGAGCGACCCTCCTGCAATGAACATACGGAGGCCTGCTATCAGCAGAACCGGCGCGGACATCTTTCGTTAAAGACCGGGAAGTAA
- the tolB gene encoding Tol-Pal system beta propeller repeat protein TolB, which yields MTQVKLISALVGGLLLMAGAIGILESGAADVFLEATRPDFQKISLAVAGIHNAGGPDWLGGRIEEVLKKDVKRSLVFDLLDLPSLGIKTFDIGNGTEAGSKAVFKQAAEKGVSVLVWGKAGLKEADKDADVNMEGFVYDSGSDEVVGGKRYAGSPSVVRLMAHRFADELVFRYTGEPGIARTKIAYVAEHGSARELFVMDYDGYDTRQLTADGFLNLMPRWSPDRRFLVFTAYRNRNTQDIDMIELATGKRWTVISLGGLNITPALSPDGNFLAFASSHEGNSDLYRLDTRTKAIQRLTSNPSGDLSPSWSPNGRELVFVSDRGGGPQLFLMGADGSNVRRLTFEGDYNAAPVWSPRGNWIAYVCRARREYKLCLISPDGQKRMQLTTGPGVDDSPSWSPDGRHLVFSSTADGKSHIYMINADGKDIERLTFEGTHNSAPSWSPAS from the coding sequence ATGACACAGGTGAAATTGATCAGTGCGTTGGTCGGCGGGCTTCTGCTGATGGCCGGTGCGATCGGTATTCTGGAGTCCGGCGCGGCAGATGTCTTCCTGGAGGCCACGCGCCCGGACTTTCAGAAAATATCGCTGGCTGTTGCGGGGATACACAATGCCGGAGGCCCCGATTGGTTGGGGGGACGGATCGAAGAAGTCCTCAAGAAAGATGTGAAACGCTCCTTGGTCTTTGATTTATTGGATCTGCCCAGTCTTGGGATTAAGACGTTTGATATCGGCAACGGGACGGAAGCCGGTTCTAAGGCCGTATTTAAACAGGCAGCCGAGAAGGGTGTCTCGGTGTTGGTTTGGGGAAAAGCGGGCCTGAAGGAGGCAGATAAAGACGCCGACGTGAACATGGAAGGCTTCGTCTATGACAGCGGCAGCGACGAAGTCGTGGGGGGGAAGCGGTATGCAGGATCCCCCTCAGTGGTGCGACTGATGGCGCATCGCTTTGCCGACGAACTCGTGTTTCGTTACACGGGTGAGCCTGGTATTGCGCGGACGAAGATTGCCTACGTGGCCGAACATGGGTCTGCCCGAGAGTTGTTCGTGATGGATTATGATGGGTATGATACGCGCCAGTTGACGGCCGACGGGTTTCTGAATCTCATGCCGCGATGGTCTCCGGATCGCCGTTTTCTCGTGTTTACGGCCTATCGCAACCGGAATACGCAGGACATCGATATGATCGAGTTGGCGACGGGCAAGCGATGGACCGTGATTTCCCTGGGGGGGCTGAATATTACTCCGGCGTTGTCTCCTGATGGAAACTTCCTGGCGTTTGCCTCCAGCCACGAAGGCAATTCCGATCTCTATCGGTTGGATACCAGGACGAAAGCGATTCAACGCCTGACATCAAATCCCTCCGGTGACTTGTCGCCCTCCTGGTCTCCGAACGGGAGAGAGCTGGTGTTTGTGTCGGATCGAGGGGGCGGGCCACAGCTGTTCCTGATGGGGGCAGACGGATCGAACGTGCGTCGCCTGACGTTTGAAGGCGACTATAATGCGGCACCGGTCTGGTCGCCGCGCGGCAACTGGATTGCCTATGTCTGCCGGGCTCGCCGGGAGTATAAGCTCTGCCTCATTTCGCCCGACGGACAGAAGCGGATGCAATTGACGACAGGACCGGGCGTCGACGATTCCCCCTCCTGGTCTCCGGATGGCCGGCATCTGGTGTTCAGTTCGACGGCCGATGGCAAGAGCCACATTTATATGATCAATGCCGATGGGAAGGATATCGAGCGGCTGACATTTGAAGGGACGCACAATAGCGCGCCCTCCTGGTCTCCGGCATCGTGA
- a CDS encoding TonB family protein, producing MTFQTSVQSSSWFERDESSMSARLKRTLALSLGLHVALLLVITGLRLPQHGERPLTSVEVSLVSLPAPVRPAEPSKPVESAKTADQKPVPAPLVKTMTARAAPSVAPPKGEVRRDLLRDLQLPPDAPKFGDLSPAKKIAAQSQQAAKVKALDIPRVPDVAPDPAAKISQRSSVSDDLNRELEEELKKIKQFQPAAKLDIPKDVKPSEAPVKPAPQQEAKVSSVKTPDTALKISGTTGSNPYWARVQAVISSHWEPPPIDMAGQTYTMVVKFRLQRDGTIKDVVVQQSSGNAYYDLAGQRAVLKPRMVPAFPADMTDSYKDIEMVFRVGESAG from the coding sequence ATGACGTTCCAGACGTCGGTCCAGTCGAGTTCGTGGTTCGAGCGGGACGAATCCAGTATGAGCGCTCGCCTCAAGCGAACGCTGGCGTTGTCGCTTGGCCTGCATGTTGCGCTATTGCTTGTGATCACGGGGCTCAGACTTCCACAGCACGGTGAACGCCCATTGACGTCGGTGGAAGTCTCGTTGGTCAGTTTGCCGGCACCTGTGAGGCCGGCTGAGCCGTCGAAGCCGGTTGAGTCAGCGAAAACTGCAGATCAGAAACCGGTCCCTGCGCCATTGGTTAAGACGATGACCGCACGGGCAGCCCCTTCCGTTGCGCCTCCGAAGGGCGAGGTGAGGAGGGATCTGCTCCGGGATCTTCAGCTCCCGCCGGATGCACCGAAGTTCGGCGATTTGAGCCCTGCAAAAAAAATAGCAGCGCAATCCCAACAGGCGGCGAAAGTGAAGGCCCTCGATATCCCTCGTGTCCCCGATGTGGCGCCAGACCCGGCCGCCAAGATTTCGCAGCGGTCTTCAGTCAGCGACGATTTGAATCGTGAATTAGAAGAAGAGCTGAAAAAGATTAAACAGTTTCAGCCCGCAGCGAAGCTGGATATCCCGAAAGACGTGAAGCCGAGCGAGGCGCCGGTGAAACCGGCTCCTCAGCAAGAGGCAAAAGTCTCGTCGGTGAAGACCCCGGATACGGCGCTGAAGATTTCCGGTACGACCGGGTCGAATCCCTATTGGGCTCGCGTGCAGGCTGTCATCAGCAGTCATTGGGAGCCGCCGCCGATCGATATGGCAGGACAGACCTATACCATGGTCGTGAAGTTTCGGCTGCAACGGGATGGAACGATCAAAGACGTGGTCGTGCAACAGTCGTCAGGGAATGCCTACTATGATCTGGCAGGCCAGCGCGCCGTGTTGAAGCCACGAATGGTCCCGGCCTTTCCCGCCGATATGACAGACAGCTATAAGGATATCGAGATGGTCTTTCGAGTGGGAGAATCGGCCGGATGA
- a CDS encoding biopolymer transporter ExbD produces the protein MTLESRHRRFLAEINVIPLVDVVLVLLVIFMVTAPMLYRGMDIKLPTSATNTIKPEMRTVLTIEKDQRLYLDKDPVGVAQLEQKLKLLKRDHPDVSLYLRADRDVPYGIVVQVMDGVKKAGIEKIGMVTEPAGPEHVSAPQVPRLPPRKN, from the coding sequence ATGACCCTTGAGTCTCGGCACCGCCGGTTTCTGGCCGAAATCAATGTGATCCCTCTCGTCGACGTGGTCCTCGTCCTGCTGGTGATTTTTATGGTCACGGCGCCGATGTTGTATCGAGGGATGGACATCAAGCTGCCGACCTCTGCCACGAATACGATCAAGCCGGAAATGCGCACGGTGCTCACAATCGAAAAAGACCAGCGGCTCTATCTCGACAAAGATCCGGTCGGCGTGGCCCAGCTGGAACAGAAATTGAAGTTGTTGAAGCGGGACCACCCCGATGTGTCGCTGTATCTGAGGGCGGATCGCGATGTGCCCTATGGTATCGTCGTTCAAGTCATGGACGGCGTGAAAAAAGCCGGAATCGAGAAGATCGGGATGGTGACGGAACCGGCCGGCCCCGAGCATGTGTCTGCGCCGCAAGTCCCGCGTCTTCCGCCGCGAAAGAATTGA
- a CDS encoding MotA/TolQ/ExbB proton channel family protein: protein MFQTGLSGLVGSLGSVSKIVLLLLFVFSVISWAVIFSKWRAFRVADREDRRFLALLAKTHDLDELYRQVRRIEGSPSAAVFEGVMERVGSGRTEGRNGFSAGPVDQHVIERTAAHLGQSQLSRLETYLPFLATTGNITPFVGLLGTVMGIIDAFREIGTQGTASISAVAPGVAEALVATAAGLFTAIPAVIAYNYFLIRIRNTAFRLDSVTIELLASLATAASKPKPAPVGAQG, encoded by the coding sequence ATGTTTCAGACAGGTCTATCCGGACTGGTCGGCTCGCTTGGTTCGGTGTCGAAAATCGTTCTCTTACTCCTGTTCGTATTCTCCGTCATCTCCTGGGCCGTAATTTTCTCCAAATGGCGAGCCTTCCGCGTGGCCGATCGAGAGGATCGACGGTTTCTTGCGCTCTTAGCCAAAACACACGACCTCGACGAGTTGTATCGGCAAGTCCGGCGAATCGAGGGGAGTCCCAGTGCCGCCGTGTTCGAAGGCGTGATGGAGCGTGTGGGGTCCGGGCGAACCGAGGGCCGGAACGGCTTCAGCGCGGGACCGGTCGATCAACATGTGATTGAACGGACAGCAGCCCATCTCGGGCAAAGCCAGCTCTCGCGGCTTGAGACCTATCTCCCCTTTCTTGCCACGACGGGAAATATTACGCCCTTTGTCGGACTCCTCGGGACCGTGATGGGAATCATCGACGCGTTTCGTGAGATCGGCACGCAAGGGACCGCCAGTATTTCTGCTGTCGCTCCCGGTGTGGCGGAGGCTCTCGTCGCGACGGCAGCCGGCCTGTTCACCGCCATTCCCGCCGTCATCGCCTATAACTACTTTCTCATTCGGATTCGCAATACGGCATTCCGGTTGGATTCGGTAACCATCGAGCTTCTGGCCTCCCTCGCGACTGCTGCATCTAAACCGAAACCTGCTCCCGTCGGAGCTCAAGGATGA